In Rhizobium sp. ZPR4, a genomic segment contains:
- a CDS encoding Gfo/Idh/MocA family oxidoreductase — MLRFGILSTAKIGRDLVVPAIQDAENCVVTAIASRDLDRARQMADRFSVPHAFGSYEEMLASDAIDAVYIPLPTSQHVEWTIKAADAGKHVLCEKPIALKADEIDSLIAARDRNKVLVTEAYMVTYAPVWRKVRALLADGAIGRLRHIQGAFTYFNRDAGNMRNIPALGGGGLPDIGVYPTISARFVTGREPLRIQAVTERDPEFGTDIYSSVKADFGDFEMTFYISTQMANRQVMVFHGTEGFIEVKSPFNADRYGAEELELTNRGHSESQIFRFPDSRQYKREAEAFASAALGEGTEIVSLESSKLNQKVIDAIYRASEKDGWEPV, encoded by the coding sequence ATGCTGCGTTTCGGAATTCTGTCGACGGCCAAAATCGGCCGCGATCTGGTGGTGCCTGCCATTCAGGATGCGGAAAATTGCGTTGTGACTGCCATCGCCAGCCGTGATCTCGATCGCGCCCGTCAGATGGCCGACCGCTTCTCCGTGCCGCATGCTTTCGGCTCCTATGAGGAGATGCTTGCCTCCGACGCCATCGACGCCGTCTATATCCCCTTGCCGACCTCTCAGCATGTCGAATGGACGATCAAGGCTGCCGATGCCGGCAAGCATGTGCTGTGCGAAAAGCCGATCGCGCTCAAGGCGGATGAGATCGACAGCCTGATCGCCGCCCGCGATCGCAACAAGGTGCTGGTGACGGAAGCCTATATGGTCACCTATGCGCCGGTCTGGCGGAAGGTCCGTGCGCTGCTTGCCGATGGCGCCATCGGCCGCCTGCGCCACATCCAGGGCGCCTTCACCTATTTCAACCGCGATGCCGGAAACATGCGCAATATTCCCGCGCTTGGCGGCGGCGGCCTGCCTGATATCGGTGTCTATCCGACGATCAGCGCCCGCTTCGTCACCGGCCGCGAACCGCTGCGCATTCAGGCGGTAACGGAGCGTGACCCGGAATTCGGCACCGACATCTATTCGAGTGTGAAGGCAGACTTCGGTGATTTCGAAATGACCTTCTATATCTCCACGCAGATGGCCAACCGCCAGGTCATGGTCTTCCATGGCACGGAAGGCTTCATCGAGGTGAAGTCGCCCTTCAATGCCGATCGTTATGGCGCGGAAGAGCTGGAGTTGACCAATCGGGGCCATTCGGAATCGCAGATCTTCCGCTTCCCCGACAGCCGCCAGTACAAGCGCGAGGCGGAGGCCTTCGCATCGGCCGCGCTCGGCGAGGGTACGGAAATCGTGTCGCTGGAAAGCTCGAAGCTCAACCAGAAGGTCATCGACGCCATCTACCGCGCCAGCGAAAAGGATGGCTGGGAGCCGGTCTGA
- a CDS encoding isochorismatase family protein: MSHADTALLVIDAQESFRQRPYWRTDDLPVFTDRLQALIDGAKAKGIPVVQIFHVEDSDAHFSLKSGFVRKLDEISLEADAVFHKRRHSALVGSGLDVWLVANGIRKLIVSGIRTEQCCETTTRHASDLGYEVDYVTEATLTFPMTHASGTVFSAEDIKKRSELVLSGRFARIATVEEALADASIRSAA; this comes from the coding sequence ATGTCCCATGCGGATACCGCACTGCTCGTCATCGATGCCCAGGAATCCTTTCGCCAGCGTCCTTATTGGCGAACGGACGACCTGCCTGTTTTCACCGACCGCCTGCAGGCACTGATCGACGGCGCCAAGGCGAAGGGCATTCCCGTCGTCCAGATTTTCCATGTCGAGGACAGCGACGCGCATTTCAGCCTGAAAAGCGGCTTTGTGCGCAAGCTCGATGAAATCTCGCTGGAGGCCGATGCAGTATTTCACAAGCGCCGCCACTCGGCGCTCGTCGGCTCCGGCCTCGATGTCTGGCTGGTGGCAAACGGCATCCGCAAGCTGATCGTTTCGGGTATCCGCACCGAACAATGCTGCGAGACGACCACCCGGCACGCGTCCGATCTCGGCTATGAAGTCGACTATGTCACCGAGGCAACGCTGACCTTCCCGATGACGCATGCCTCGGGCACGGTCTTCAGCGCCGAGGATATCAAGAAGCGCAGCGAGCTGGTGCTATCGGGCCGCTTCGCCCGCATCGCGACGGTCGAAGAGGCGCTTGCCGACGCATCGATCCGGAGTGCCGCATGA
- a CDS encoding GtrA family protein — MKKLFRFLIAGSIGFIVDAGVLHILLWFTPIGPFIGRAISIPSALLATWVLNRNFTFGRSNRSLAAEGFRYGSVGLTSALLNYALFSSLLMTEPSLRPIIALTLASAAATAFSFFGYSRFVFRHRQNS, encoded by the coding sequence ATGAAGAAGCTTTTTCGCTTCCTGATCGCCGGTAGCATCGGCTTCATTGTCGATGCGGGTGTCCTGCATATCTTGCTGTGGTTCACGCCCATCGGCCCCTTCATCGGCCGCGCCATCTCGATACCGAGCGCACTGCTTGCCACGTGGGTGCTCAACCGCAACTTCACCTTCGGGCGATCCAACCGCTCGCTGGCGGCGGAAGGCTTCCGCTACGGTTCGGTCGGATTGACCTCGGCTCTGCTGAATTATGCTCTCTTCAGTTCATTGCTGATGACCGAGCCGTCATTGCGGCCGATCATCGCCCTGACGCTTGCATCGGCGGCGGCGACTGCGTTCAGCTTCTTCGGCTATTCGCGCTTCGTCTTCCGCCACCGGCAAAATTCCTGA
- a CDS encoding glycosyltransferase, giving the protein MWNEKLNIAVLLPCYNEAATIGEVVRGFRKALPQAAIYVYDNNSTDGTALHAMLAGATVVRERRQGKGHVVRRMFADVEADIYLMADGDGTYAPEDGEELIRTLLTEGSDMVVGTRRNVQNDAGRQGHAFGNRIFNWLYRTIFGADFTDIFSGYRAFSRRFVKSFPAVSGGFEIETEMSVHASRLKLPVSELELDYGRRPKGSHSKLSTFRDGGKILWMFAMLMKETRPFAFFGILSAISMEMSIGFSIPVFVEYFETGLVTRMPTWVLSLALVMISFMLFTAGLILDSVARARAEQLRIHYMSLPKPSSRESGDDRTVYMAELEKPASRKKRAKAA; this is encoded by the coding sequence ATGTGGAATGAGAAGCTGAATATCGCCGTCCTCCTGCCCTGCTACAATGAAGCCGCAACGATCGGCGAGGTCGTGCGCGGTTTCCGCAAGGCGCTGCCGCAGGCAGCGATCTATGTCTACGACAATAATTCGACCGACGGCACCGCGCTGCATGCCATGCTTGCGGGCGCGACCGTCGTGCGTGAGCGGCGGCAGGGCAAGGGACATGTGGTGCGCCGCATGTTCGCCGATGTCGAGGCCGACATCTATCTGATGGCCGATGGCGACGGCACCTATGCCCCCGAGGACGGAGAAGAGCTGATCCGCACGCTGCTGACGGAAGGCTCCGATATGGTCGTCGGCACCCGCCGCAACGTCCAGAACGATGCCGGCCGCCAGGGTCATGCCTTCGGCAACCGCATTTTCAACTGGCTCTACCGCACCATCTTCGGCGCCGATTTCACCGATATCTTCTCCGGTTACCGCGCCTTCTCGCGCCGCTTCGTCAAGAGCTTCCCGGCCGTATCGGGCGGCTTCGAGATCGAGACGGAAATGTCGGTTCATGCTTCCAGGCTGAAGCTGCCCGTCAGCGAACTGGAACTCGACTACGGACGGCGGCCGAAAGGCTCGCATTCGAAACTTTCCACCTTCCGCGACGGCGGCAAGATCCTCTGGATGTTCGCCATGCTGATGAAGGAAACGCGGCCTTTCGCCTTCTTCGGCATCCTGAGCGCCATTTCGATGGAAATGAGCATTGGCTTTTCTATTCCGGTCTTCGTCGAATATTTCGAAACCGGGCTGGTAACACGCATGCCGACCTGGGTGCTCTCCCTGGCGCTAGTGATGATTTCCTTCATGCTGTTTACGGCCGGCCTGATCCTCGATTCCGTGGCGCGCGCCCGCGCCGAACAATTGCGCATCCACTATATGAGCCTGCCAAAACCGTCCTCGCGTGAAAGCGGCGATGACAGAACGGTCTACATGGCCGAGCTCGAAAAGCCGGCAAGCCGGAAGAAAAGGGCCAAGGCCGCATGA